Proteins from a genomic interval of Candidatus Babela massiliensis:
- a CDS encoding clostripain-related cysteine peptidase, with amino-acid sequence MLGKIIYKIILTITLTFNSLLFSATWKVFFYMDSSDDLSDMAIKNITDMVRTKPQDNIELLIQLHAYHKAGLRYKVTKNSLTFLEEVELKGDPKQDLIDASSWAFKDNKHDYTMLILSNHGWGILDPKYNSDTDQWQANAEPISNYCSLKYLEEHKKHKGFMFNKTTKNYLNNQELIGSLNYIKNNLLNGKNLDILAFDTCMGSMLEVAYQISPFVNYLVGNQSCSLPDGFDYQGVISALNKKNNPINTIKDMVQAFDNYYKKNDSSGIYTHAGLDLSSTNEIKETLDAIVTQLLDIPEINQILIKAQNNTPRFCMWPMYTDPIAFCKIIEEQLDPIQGPSKIKALKQTLEKLYIIVEQAVVARCGGHTTQNLAYGFSIYLPMNIIDSSYYNTSFAKESKWLDLLKHLLQNQIEQKPINFTPQNIKIN; translated from the coding sequence ATGTTAGGAAAAATAATATATAAGATTATTTTAACAATAACCCTTACATTTAATAGTCTACTATTTTCAGCAACATGGAAGGTATTTTTCTATATGGATTCTAGTGATGATCTAAGTGATATGGCAATAAAAAATATCACTGATATGGTTAGAACAAAACCTCAAGACAATATAGAACTATTAATCCAATTACATGCATATCATAAAGCAGGATTACGTTATAAAGTAACAAAAAATTCACTTACATTTCTAGAAGAAGTAGAATTAAAAGGTGATCCTAAACAAGATCTTATAGATGCTTCTTCATGGGCATTTAAAGATAATAAGCATGATTATACTATGCTAATTTTATCAAATCATGGATGGGGAATTTTAGATCCTAAATATAATTCAGATACTGATCAATGGCAAGCAAATGCCGAGCCTATTTCTAATTACTGTTCACTTAAATATCTTGAAGAACATAAAAAACATAAAGGTTTTATGTTTAACAAAACAACAAAGAACTATCTTAATAATCAAGAACTTATTGGATCACTCAATTATATTAAAAATAATTTATTAAATGGTAAAAATCTTGATATTTTAGCTTTTGATACATGTATGGGATCTATGCTTGAAGTAGCATATCAAATTAGTCCATTTGTTAATTATCTTGTGGGAAATCAAAGTTGTTCCCTGCCTGATGGATTTGATTATCAAGGTGTAATATCAGCACTTAATAAGAAAAATAACCCGATTAATACTATAAAGGATATGGTTCAAGCATTTGATAATTATTACAAAAAAAATGATTCGTCAGGAATTTATACTCATGCAGGCCTTGATCTATCATCCACAAATGAAATAAAAGAAACTCTTGATGCTATAGTTACTCAATTACTTGATATACCTGAAATTAATCAAATACTTATTAAAGCACAAAATAATACTCCCAGATTTTGCATGTGGCCTATGTATACTGACCCTATAGCATTTTGTAAAATAATTGAAGAACAACTAGATCCAATACAAGGACCATCCAAAATTAAAGCTTTAAAACAGACATTAGAAAAGCTTTATATTATTGTTGAACAGGCTGTAGTAGCCAGATGTGGTGGGCATACCACACAAAATCTTGCATATGGATTTTCTATTTATTTACCAATGAATATCATAGATAGCTCATATTATAATACAAGTTTTGCTAAAGAATCTAAATGGCTTGATTTGTTAAAGCATTTGTTGCAAAATCAAATTGAACAAAAGCCAATTAACTTTACTCCACAAAATATTAAAATAAATTAA